One Campylobacter lari DNA segment encodes these proteins:
- a CDS encoding transformation system, membrane protein CtsX, producing MKMICFNFLICLSFLNAMNIQNESFEQNVFYEKFINHPSYENALNLAKYFYQIKDYQKAIFWAIEANEFELLEKEAWLVFINAKLKLGKHEDALKAKEEYEKLLGNYFE from the coding sequence ATGAAGATGATATGTTTTAATTTTTTAATTTGTTTGTCTTTTTTAAATGCAATGAATATTCAAAATGAAAGTTTTGAGCAAAATGTATTTTATGAAAAATTTATTAATCATCCAAGTTATGAAAATGCTCTAAATTTAGCTAAATATTTTTATCAAATAAAAGATTATCAAAAAGCTATCTTTTGGGCTATTGAGGCAAATGAATTTGAGTTGTTAGAAAAAGAGGCGTGGCTAGTTTTTATCAATGCTAAATTAAAACTTGGAAAGCATGAAGATGCTTTAAAAGCTAAAGAAGAGTATGAAAAACTTTTAGGAAATTATTTTGAATGA
- a CDS encoding OmpA family protein: MKKIIGLVSLASVLFAFDASKIEITPTFNYTTPEGNLDLKNYGGVGLRFGYHYDDLWIDQAELGLEYYDNAKYNNPNDNTHTDTSVSRFYVNAIKGIDLANHVYLYGLLGTGYEYLSHGAYENKSGMFAQYGAGFKFALGEDLALRLEARDQIKFNNGEHNLISSVGLSFYFGNKAPKAPQTATKQIEEKPQAKQIDKSCPEPRKGALLDHIGCEKTIALEGHFGFDQISINPEFAQKIQEVGKVLEENPQYYTILEGHTDSTGSKTYNQKLSLERAKAVAKELEKSGVAKEKIATKGYGFDKPKASNDTKEGRAQNRRVEAKFFIKE, translated from the coding sequence ATGAAAAAAATTATAGGATTAGTTAGTTTAGCTAGTGTTTTGTTTGCTTTTGATGCTAGTAAAATAGAAATCACTCCAACCTTTAACTATACAACCCCAGAAGGAAATTTAGATCTTAAAAATTATGGTGGAGTGGGTTTAAGATTTGGTTATCATTATGATGATTTATGGATAGATCAAGCTGAGCTTGGCTTAGAGTATTATGATAATGCAAAATATAATAATCCAAACGATAATACACATACAGATACTAGTGTTTCAAGATTTTATGTAAATGCTATTAAAGGAATTGATCTAGCTAATCATGTATATTTATATGGTTTGTTGGGAACGGGTTATGAGTATTTAAGCCATGGAGCTTATGAAAATAAAAGCGGTATGTTTGCTCAATATGGTGCGGGTTTTAAATTTGCACTTGGCGAAGACTTAGCTTTAAGACTTGAAGCAAGAGATCAAATTAAATTCAATAATGGTGAACATAATTTGATTTCTAGTGTTGGCTTGAGTTTTTATTTTGGCAATAAAGCTCCAAAAGCTCCTCAAACTGCAACTAAACAAATCGAAGAAAAACCACAAGCAAAACAAATAGATAAATCATGTCCAGAGCCAAGAAAGGGTGCTTTGCTTGATCATATAGGTTGTGAAAAAACAATAGCACTTGAAGGGCATTTTGGTTTTGATCAAATTAGTATAAACCCTGAATTTGCACAAAAAATCCAAGAAGTAGGTAAGGTTTTAGAAGAAAATCCACAATATTATACTATTTTAGAAGGTCACACAGATAGCACAGGCTCTAAAACTTATAATCAAAAATTATCATTAGAGCGTGCTAAGGCAGTTGCAAAAGAACTTGAAAAATCAGGTGTTGCTAAAGAAAAAATTGCAACTAAAGGCTATGGTTTTGACAAACCAAAAGCAAGCAATGATACTAAAGAAGGTCGTGCGCAAAATAGACGCGTGGAAGCAAAATTTTTCATTAAAGAGTGA
- the rplM gene encoding 50S ribosomal protein L13 produces MTKITKPNEVKREWIVLDAEGKRFGRLLTEVATILRGKNKPCYTPNVDCGDYVIIINASKAVFTGANKAEDKLYHRHSGYFGSVKSEKFGDLLEKNPVKLYKLAVRGMLPKTNLGRAMLKKLKIYAGSEHPHTAQIANKGK; encoded by the coding sequence ATGACAAAGATAACAAAGCCAAACGAAGTAAAACGCGAATGGATCGTTTTAGACGCTGAAGGAAAGCGTTTTGGTCGTCTTTTAACAGAAGTAGCGACTATTTTAAGAGGTAAAAATAAACCTTGCTATACTCCAAATGTTGATTGTGGAGATTATGTAATCATTATCAATGCTTCTAAAGCAGTTTTCACAGGTGCAAATAAAGCAGAAGATAAACTATACCACAGACATTCAGGGTATTTTGGAAGCGTAAAAAGTGAAAAATTTGGTGATTTATTAGAAAAAAATCCAGTTAAATTATATAAATTAGCAGTTCGTGGTATGCTACCTAAAACAAATCTAGGTAGAGCTATGCTTAAAAAATTAAAAATTTATGCAGGTAGCGAACATCCTCATACTGCTCAAATTGCTAATAAAGGAAAATAA
- a CDS encoding DnaJ domain-containing protein, translating into MFSLKFKTQEYRICKHCSEFNPDKDAKFCIFCGKELYHVARQKFDYIYSKNPAIMVAFLAKVAKVDNKIITQDLSKFISSLLDKIEMFYTKEYSGFRNTYASIFEYEKSQGRSISELCSNIRISKEEADFLICLLLDLIYYDKQMSANENTLMENIIIGLGLNLISFREIKIRYEQIYNFTHENTQQKQEKHQDEIKITLEQAYEILNSHPNDDFESIKKNYRKLAKEYHYDNLHSKELPPELLKIAQEMMKKINLAYKIIKQARGE; encoded by the coding sequence TTGTTTTCTTTAAAATTTAAAACTCAAGAATATAGAATTTGCAAGCATTGTTCAGAATTTAATCCTGATAAAGACGCTAAATTTTGTATATTTTGCGGAAAAGAATTATACCATGTTGCAAGACAAAAATTTGATTATATTTATAGTAAAAATCCTGCTATCATGGTTGCTTTTTTGGCAAAAGTTGCCAAAGTAGATAATAAAATCATTACTCAAGATTTATCTAAATTTATATCTTCTTTGCTTGATAAGATAGAAATGTTTTATACTAAAGAGTATAGTGGCTTTAGAAATACTTATGCAAGTATTTTTGAGTATGAGAAAAGTCAAGGAAGAAGCATTAGTGAGCTTTGCTCTAACATACGCATAAGCAAGGAAGAAGCGGATTTTCTTATATGTTTATTGCTTGATCTAATATATTATGATAAACAAATGAGTGCAAATGAAAACACCTTAATGGAAAATATCATCATAGGACTTGGATTAAACCTCATAAGCTTTAGAGAAATAAAAATAAGATATGAACAAATTTATAATTTCACACATGAAAACACTCAACAAAAACAAGAAAAACACCAAGATGAAATAAAAATCACCCTAGAACAAGCCTATGAAATTTTAAATTCTCATCCAAATGATGATTTTGAAAGTATAAAGAAAAATTATAGAAAACTAGCTAAAGAATACCACTATGATAATCTTCATTCTAAAGAGCTTCCACCTGAACTTTTAAAGATAGCTCAAGAGATGATGAAAAAGATCAATCTAGCCTATAAAATCATAAAACAAGCAAGGGGTGAATGA
- a CDS encoding GspE/PulE family protein, protein MNDIKAIKTLNELSLQELALEYKLEILDLNQTLKIEKYLHVLPFSLIEQYNIFCFYEDDENIHIASLKPLDESILEKIQNLYRLKVVKIFLCDLTQFKFLLERIKFLICFQNYLDKLELNLKSDENKDEFLLEQFLNLILTYACFLRASDIHLEPLENEVLIRFRIDGELKYIHSFDVSSYQALLMHVKIIALLNVAEQRQAQDGSFSKVILEQKYDFRISIMPLLFGQSIVFRILKQDEYVLKLDRLFIKEENLTSLKKCMNAPYGLILFCGPTGSGKSTFMHAILNEFDQNKKIITLEDPIEYKLKHAQQILLNSKTGFDFHKALRAVLRQDPDVIMVGEIRDEESLDIVLKASLSGHLVLSTLHTNGAIEAIFRMKHMGAKEYLIAYALNLIIAQRLVRKLCECKEASDEKFHFQNQVFEGKFYKANGCAKCMYSGYKGRLMVAEFLFLDHNLKSMIENNANYENILTYALKKGFLTLGRDALEKIKLGLTSVDELRKIGF, encoded by the coding sequence TTGAATGATATAAAAGCAATAAAAACTTTAAATGAACTTTCTTTGCAAGAATTGGCTTTAGAGTATAAATTAGAAATTTTAGACTTAAATCAAACTCTCAAAATAGAAAAGTATCTTCATGTTTTGCCTTTTTCTTTAATAGAACAATATAATATTTTTTGTTTTTATGAAGATGATGAAAATATTCATATAGCTTCTTTAAAGCCTTTAGATGAGAGTATTTTAGAAAAAATACAAAATTTATACCGCTTAAAGGTTGTTAAAATTTTTCTTTGTGATCTTACACAATTTAAATTTTTGCTAGAAAGGATTAAATTTTTAATTTGCTTTCAAAACTACCTTGATAAATTAGAACTTAATTTAAAAAGTGATGAAAATAAAGATGAGTTTTTATTAGAGCAGTTTTTGAATTTAATTTTAACTTATGCTTGTTTTTTAAGAGCAAGTGATATTCATTTGGAGCCTTTGGAAAATGAAGTTTTGATAAGATTTAGAATAGATGGAGAATTAAAATATATCCATAGTTTTGATGTGAGTTCTTATCAGGCTTTATTAATGCATGTAAAAATCATTGCTTTGCTTAATGTAGCAGAGCAAAGACAAGCCCAAGATGGGAGTTTTTCTAAGGTTATTTTAGAACAAAAATATGATTTTAGAATTTCAATTATGCCTTTGTTATTTGGACAAAGTATAGTGTTTAGAATTTTAAAACAAGATGAGTATGTTTTAAAACTTGATAGACTTTTTATTAAAGAAGAAAATTTAACCTCGTTAAAAAAATGTATGAATGCTCCCTATGGTTTGATTTTATTTTGTGGGCCAACAGGGAGTGGTAAAAGTACTTTCATGCATGCTATTTTAAATGAGTTTGACCAAAATAAAAAAATCATTACTCTAGAAGATCCCATAGAATACAAGCTTAAACATGCTCAGCAAATTTTGTTAAATTCTAAAACCGGCTTTGATTTTCACAAAGCTTTAAGAGCAGTTTTAAGGCAAGATCCTGATGTGATTATGGTGGGTGAAATTAGAGATGAGGAGAGTTTGGATATAGTTTTAAAAGCTTCCCTAAGTGGACATTTGGTTTTGAGTACCTTGCATACTAATGGTGCTATAGAAGCTATTTTTAGAATGAAGCACATGGGTGCAAAAGAATATTTAATAGCTTATGCACTTAATTTGATCATAGCCCAACGCTTGGTAAGAAAACTATGTGAATGTAAAGAAGCTAGCGATGAAAAATTTCATTTTCAAAATCAAGTTTTTGAAGGAAAATTTTATAAAGCAAATGGTTGTGCTAAGTGTATGTATAGTGGATATAAAGGGCGCTTAATGGTGGCTGAATTTTTGTTTTTAGATCATAATTTAAAAAGTATGATAGAAAATAATGCAAATTATGAAAATATTTTAACTTATGCTTTAAAAAAAGGTTTTTTAACTTTAGGTAGAGATGCTTTGGAAAAAATTAAGCTTGGTTTGACAAGTGTAGATGAGCTAAGAAAGATTGGTTTTTGA
- a CDS encoding WG repeat-containing protein, with product MAAVKLNGKWGFIDTSGKIAIEPKFDFALSFNEGLARVKLNDKWGFIDKNGEIVIKPIFDDAWNFSEGLAGVLLNGKWVYIDKKGNIIKD from the coding sequence ATGGCAGCTGTTAAACTGAATGGTAAATGGGGTTTTATTGATACAAGTGGAAAAATTGCAATAGAACCTAAATTTGATTTTGCTTTGAGTTTTAATGAAGGTTTGGCTAGAGTTAAACTGAATGATAAATGGGGTTTTATAGATAAAAATGGGGAAATTGTAATAAAACCTATATTTGATGATGCTTGGAATTTTAGTGAAGGTTTAGCAGGAGTTTTACTAAACGGAAAATGGGTATATATTGACAAAAAAGGTAATATTATAAAAGATTAA
- a CDS encoding NERD domain-containing protein, whose amino-acid sequence MRCFIVNSNYKSTDGEKFLIKYLNDNLPEDYEIYVQPNLNGNRPDIILFHEHKGVFIIEIKDWKLERFEKDSKKNKYYKYTNDGRSEIANPNSQLRRYKTQFNYFKQLPAICIHYFYNSCTQDVIDFIGERGIEIFGCDKKYNLIKFIINYPNSFIKSPNEIRDFLLPKKHKKENGEYINLTQQQKRLIEHTPKTWRRLKGVAGSGKTLVVAQKAVNIAIANKKVLIICFNRTLKRYIRDQINKTCKDFEWKFIEYNHFHEFIKLYVEENGLEVKKYGNNFDLYECALIEQVLKLQEKKSNSKNRKYDAILIDEAQDFKKEWFDILLYFLDENSEVLLAADDRQNLYNRSVSWIEESMGGYKYKFKGAWAVLKEVKRSTRLPSLIHKTNLFFETFLKDYLENHPDKNFGDFLNSEIIINENTLDLYSLVWENIEEKDLYDKILYYCRFFINEKYKLKDISILVPNKNIGHSMMCFLVKNNINIEHMFDNKDDFSLESDAVTISTINSFKGMENKVIIYISENKSSICNDFRTYVALTRAKEALVVLNNNKKYLEYSKEWM is encoded by the coding sequence ATGAGATGTTTTATTGTAAATTCAAATTATAAATCTACTGATGGTGAAAAATTCTTAATTAAATATTTAAATGATAATTTACCAGAGGATTATGAAATTTATGTCCAACCTAATTTGAATGGAAATAGACCTGATATTATTCTTTTTCACGAGCATAAAGGTGTATTTATTATCGAAATTAAAGATTGGAAATTAGAAAGATTTGAAAAAGATAGTAAAAAGAATAAATATTATAAATATACTAATGATGGACGTTCTGAAATAGCTAATCCAAATTCTCAGCTTAGAAGATATAAAACTCAATTTAATTATTTTAAGCAACTTCCTGCTATTTGTATTCATTATTTTTATAATAGCTGCACCCAAGATGTCATTGACTTTATAGGGGAAAGAGGTATTGAAATTTTTGGATGTGATAAAAAATATAACTTAATTAAATTTATAATAAATTATCCAAATAGCTTTATTAAATCACCAAACGAAATAAGAGATTTTTTACTTCCAAAAAAACACAAAAAAGAAAATGGAGAATATATAAATTTAACACAACAACAAAAAAGACTTATAGAACATACTCCAAAAACATGGAGAAGATTAAAAGGGGTTGCAGGGAGTGGAAAAACCTTGGTTGTTGCACAAAAAGCGGTAAATATAGCAATAGCTAACAAAAAAGTATTAATTATTTGTTTTAATAGAACATTAAAAAGATATATAAGAGACCAAATAAATAAAACATGCAAAGATTTTGAATGGAAATTTATAGAATATAATCATTTTCATGAATTTATTAAATTATATGTAGAAGAAAATGGATTAGAAGTAAAAAAATATGGCAATAATTTTGATTTATATGAATGTGCTTTAATAGAGCAGGTTTTAAAACTTCAAGAAAAAAAATCAAATTCGAAAAATAGAAAATACGATGCAATATTAATAGATGAAGCACAAGATTTTAAAAAAGAGTGGTTTGATATTTTGCTTTATTTTTTAGATGAAAATAGTGAAGTTTTATTAGCAGCTGATGATAGACAAAATTTATATAACAGAAGTGTATCATGGATTGAAGAAAGTATGGGTGGATATAAATACAAATTTAAAGGCGCTTGGGCTGTTTTAAAAGAAGTGAAAAGATCTACCCGTTTGCCAAGCTTAATTCACAAGACTAATCTATTTTTTGAAACATTCTTAAAGGATTATTTAGAAAATCATCCTGATAAGAACTTTGGTGATTTTTTAAATTCAGAAATTATCATAAATGAAAATACTTTAGATTTGTATTCGTTGGTTTGGGAGAATATTGAAGAAAAAGATCTGTATGATAAAATTTTATATTATTGTAGGTTTTTCATAAATGAGAAATATAAACTAAAAGATATAAGCATTTTAGTACCCAATAAAAATATAGGGCATAGCATGATGTGTTTTTTAGTTAAAAACAATATAAACATTGAACATATGTTTGATAATAAAGATGATTTCTCGTTAGAAAGTGATGCTGTGACAATATCCACCATAAATAGTTTTAAAGGTATGGAAAACAAAGTAATTATTTATATTAGTGAAAATAAAAGTAGTATTTGTAATGATTTTAGAACCTATGTTGCATTAACAAGAGCTAAAGAAGCTTTAGTGGTATTAAATAACAATAAAAAATATTTAGAATATTCTAAAGAATGGATGTAG
- a CDS encoding HAD family hydrolase has translation MLKKTILFDLDGTLIDSTSAILDGFDAAFKAFGEPLRDHEAIKALIGFPLDVAFEKLGVPKEKTSEYINAYRSVYQKIYIEQTSLLSLAKESVYEASLFADLAVVTTKSSKFSKPLLDHLGIGEYFKVIIGRDDVTYPKPNAEPILLALEKLSKSKENAFMIGDTHLDIQAACNAGIKPIAVSSGYESKESLAKFKIPLFENTYEAVKHIKNIR, from the coding sequence TTGTTAAAAAAGACAATTTTATTTGACTTAGATGGCACTTTGATAGACTCTACAAGTGCCATTTTGGATGGATTTGATGCTGCTTTTAAAGCTTTTGGCGAGCCTTTAAGAGATCATGAAGCCATTAAAGCTTTAATAGGCTTTCCTTTAGATGTAGCTTTTGAAAAACTTGGAGTGCCAAAAGAAAAAACAAGTGAGTATATTAATGCCTACAGAAGCGTATATCAAAAAATCTATATAGAGCAAACTTCTTTGCTTTCTTTGGCAAAAGAAAGTGTATATGAGGCTAGTTTATTTGCTGATTTAGCCGTTGTAACGACTAAAAGTTCTAAATTTTCCAAACCTTTGCTTGATCATTTGGGTATAGGAGAGTATTTTAAAGTTATCATAGGTAGAGATGATGTAACTTACCCAAAACCAAACGCTGAACCCATTTTGTTAGCTTTAGAAAAATTATCTAAAAGCAAAGAAAATGCATTTATGATAGGAGATACTCATTTGGATATCCAAGCAGCTTGTAATGCGGGTATCAAACCCATAGCAGTAAGTAGTGGTTATGAAAGCAAGGAAAGTTTAGCTAAATTTAAAATTCCACTTTTTGAAAATACTTATGAAGCTGTAAAACATATAAAAAATATCCGATAA
- the rpsI gene encoding 30S ribosomal protein S9 → MATTYATGKRKTAVAKVWVKAGSGKIIVNGMDLNTWLGGHEAIKLKVVQPLLVTKQETSMDIKATTLGGGYSAQAEALRHGISRALAAMDADFRALLKPKGLLTRDSRTVERKKYGRRKARRSPQFSKR, encoded by the coding sequence ATGGCAACAACATACGCAACAGGTAAAAGAAAAACCGCTGTAGCTAAAGTTTGGGTAAAAGCTGGTAGTGGTAAAATCATCGTTAATGGTATGGATTTAAACACTTGGCTTGGCGGACATGAAGCTATAAAATTAAAAGTAGTTCAGCCTTTATTAGTAACTAAACAAGAAACTTCTATGGATATTAAAGCAACAACTTTAGGCGGTGGATATAGCGCTCAAGCTGAAGCTTTAAGACATGGTATTTCAAGAGCTTTAGCTGCTATGGATGCAGATTTTAGAGCATTATTAAAACCAAAAGGACTTCTTACTAGAGATAGTAGAACTGTTGAGCGTAAAAAATACGGTCGCAGAAAAGCAAGAAGAAGCCCGCAATTCTCTAAACGTTAA
- the nifJ gene encoding pyruvate:ferredoxin (flavodoxin) oxidoreductase, which produces MSKIMKTMDGNEAAAYAAYAFTEVAGIYPITPSSPMADYTDIWASQGKKNLFGVPVKVVEMQSEAGAAGTVHGSLQAGALTTTYTASQGLLLKIPNMYKIAGQLLPGVIHVAARALASQALSIFGDHQDVYAARQTGFAMLCSHSVQESMDLAGVAHLAAIKGRVPFMHFFDGFRTSHEIQKIEVMDYAHFDRLLDREALLEFRNSCLNPENPKTRGTAQNDDIYFQTRELANKYYEAIPDIVNEYMQEISKITGREYKPFVYYGDKNATRIVVAMGSVTEALKEVVDHLNNKGEKVGVLKVHLYRPFSLKYLFDVMPQSVEKIAVLDRTKEPGSLGEPLYLDLKSAYYGKEKAPLIVGGRYGLSSKDVDPAQLLAVFENLNLANPKDGFTIGINDDVTFTSLPVGEKISLGDESTIECLFYGLGADGTVGANKNSIKIIGDKTDFYAQAYFAYDSKKSGGYTRSHLRFSKKPITSTYLVSTPHFVACSVAAYLEIYDVLAGIRKGGTFLLNSIWSAEETIKKIPNAVKRVLAQKEINFYIINATKLAREIGLGSRTNTIMQSAFFKLANIIPFEDAQKYMKELAYKSYSKKGDAIVEMNYKAIDVGADGLVKVDIDPSWANLADEAKEETIAYKGTEFVEKIAKPMNAAKGDDLPVSAFLGYEDGSFEHGTTEYEKRGVGVMVPRWIETNCIQCNQCASVCPHAVIRPFLIDEKELENAPAGVKEHSLNAKGVKDQKLNFKIQVSPLDCTGCELCVHECPTKEKSLVMVPLGEELDHGEQENADYLFKKVSYKDNILNRENAKGIQFAQPLFEFHGACPGCGETPYITLITRLFGERMIIANATGCSSIYGGSAPSTPYRKSNKNGHGPAWGNSLFEDNAEFGLGMKIATETTRHKIEQIMNESMQEVPNALSALYKEWIANKEDSKASLELRDKLVPLLEENKQIKTVNDILELKSYLSKKSHWIFGGDGWAYDIGYGGLDHVLASGENVNILVLDTEVYSNTGGQSSKSSRTGSVAQFAAAGKPVQKKDLGQIAMTYGYIFVAQVNSNANYAQLLKAVMAAEAYDGPSLIIAYSPCIAHGIKGGLGNSGNQAELATKCGYWPTYIYDPRLEAEGKNPLTISSKEPDWDLYESFLMNEVRYSSLKKSNPEQAKELFEKNKAEAQRRYRQLKRLASADFSNEN; this is translated from the coding sequence ATGAGTAAAATAATGAAAACAATGGATGGTAACGAAGCAGCAGCTTATGCTGCCTATGCATTCACAGAGGTTGCTGGAATTTATCCTATTACCCCAAGCTCTCCTATGGCAGATTATACTGATATATGGGCTTCTCAAGGTAAAAAAAATCTTTTTGGAGTACCGGTTAAAGTTGTGGAAATGCAAAGTGAAGCAGGAGCGGCAGGGACAGTTCATGGTTCTTTACAAGCAGGTGCTTTAACTACTACTTATACAGCCTCTCAAGGGCTTTTATTAAAAATACCAAATATGTATAAAATCGCAGGTCAGCTTTTACCTGGGGTTATCCATGTGGCAGCTAGGGCTTTAGCTTCTCAAGCATTGTCTATTTTTGGAGATCATCAAGATGTTTATGCTGCAAGACAAACAGGTTTTGCTATGCTTTGCTCACATTCTGTGCAAGAAAGTATGGATTTAGCAGGTGTTGCACATTTAGCAGCTATTAAAGGTAGAGTGCCTTTTATGCATTTTTTTGATGGTTTTAGAACGAGCCATGAAATTCAAAAAATCGAAGTAATGGATTATGCGCATTTTGATCGCTTATTAGATCGTGAGGCTTTGTTAGAATTTAGAAATTCCTGTCTAAATCCAGAAAATCCAAAAACAAGAGGTACGGCTCAAAATGATGATATTTATTTTCAAACAAGAGAGTTAGCAAATAAATACTATGAAGCTATTCCTGATATTGTTAATGAATATATGCAAGAAATTTCAAAAATTACAGGAAGAGAATACAAGCCTTTTGTATATTATGGGGATAAAAATGCAACACGCATTGTAGTAGCAATGGGTTCAGTGACTGAAGCTTTAAAAGAGGTTGTAGATCATCTAAACAACAAAGGCGAAAAAGTAGGGGTTTTAAAAGTTCATTTATATAGACCATTTAGTTTAAAATATTTATTTGATGTAATGCCTCAAAGTGTTGAAAAAATAGCTGTTTTAGATAGAACTAAAGAGCCAGGAAGTTTAGGCGAGCCACTTTATTTGGATTTAAAAAGTGCATATTATGGAAAAGAAAAAGCACCTTTAATCGTTGGTGGTAGATATGGACTTTCTTCAAAAGATGTAGATCCTGCTCAACTTTTAGCGGTTTTTGAAAACCTAAATCTAGCTAATCCAAAAGATGGTTTCACTATAGGAATTAATGATGATGTGACTTTTACTTCATTACCTGTGGGAGAAAAAATTTCTTTAGGTGATGAGAGTACTATAGAGTGTTTATTCTATGGGCTTGGTGCTGATGGTACTGTAGGTGCAAACAAAAACTCTATTAAAATTATAGGGGATAAAACAGACTTTTATGCGCAAGCTTATTTTGCTTATGATTCTAAAAAATCAGGTGGTTACACTAGAAGTCACTTGAGATTTTCTAAAAAGCCTATTACTTCAACTTATTTAGTTTCTACTCCGCATTTTGTAGCGTGTTCAGTGGCTGCTTATTTAGAAATTTATGATGTTTTAGCGGGTATTAGAAAAGGTGGAACTTTCCTTTTAAATAGTATTTGGAGTGCAGAAGAAACTATTAAAAAAATTCCTAACGCAGTTAAGAGAGTTTTAGCGCAAAAAGAAATTAATTTTTATATCATTAATGCTACAAAACTTGCTAGGGAAATAGGACTAGGTAGTAGAACAAATACAATCATGCAATCAGCATTTTTCAAACTTGCTAATATCATTCCTTTTGAAGATGCACAAAAATATATGAAAGAATTAGCTTATAAATCATATAGCAAAAAAGGTGATGCTATAGTTGAGATGAATTATAAAGCTATTGATGTAGGTGCAGATGGACTTGTAAAAGTTGATATTGATCCTTCTTGGGCAAATTTAGCTGATGAAGCAAAAGAAGAAACTATAGCTTATAAAGGCACCGAGTTTGTTGAAAAAATCGCAAAACCTATGAATGCAGCTAAGGGTGATGATTTACCAGTTTCAGCATTTTTGGGCTATGAAGATGGTAGTTTTGAGCATGGTACTACTGAGTATGAAAAAAGAGGCGTCGGTGTTATGGTGCCAAGATGGATAGAAACTAATTGTATTCAGTGTAACCAATGTGCCTCAGTATGTCCACATGCAGTTATTAGACCATTTTTAATAGATGAAAAAGAATTAGAAAATGCTCCAGCAGGCGTGAAAGAACATAGCTTAAACGCAAAAGGCGTAAAAGATCAAAAATTGAATTTCAAAATTCAAGTTTCACCGCTTGATTGTACAGGTTGTGAGCTTTGTGTGCATGAGTGTCCTACTAAAGAAAAATCTTTAGTAATGGTACCACTAGGTGAAGAGCTTGATCATGGTGAGCAAGAAAATGCAGACTATTTATTCAAAAAAGTAAGTTATAAAGATAATATCTTAAATAGAGAAAATGCAAAAGGTATTCAATTTGCTCAACCTTTATTTGAATTCCATGGTGCGTGTCCAGGTTGTGGGGAAACTCCTTATATCACTTTAATCACTAGATTATTTGGTGAAAGAATGATTATTGCTAATGCAACAGGTTGTAGTTCTATTTATGGTGGTTCAGCTCCTTCAACTCCATATAGAAAAAGTAATAAAAATGGTCATGGACCTGCTTGGGGTAATTCTTTATTTGAAGATAATGCTGAATTTGGTCTTGGTATGAAAATAGCAACTGAAACAACAAGACATAAAATAGAGCAAATTATGAATGAAAGTATGCAAGAAGTTCCTAATGCACTTTCTGCATTATATAAAGAATGGATTGCAAATAAAGAAGATTCTAAAGCTTCTTTAGAATTAAGAGATAAGTTAGTACCATTGCTAGAAGAAAATAAACAGATTAAAACTGTAAATGATATTTTAGAGCTTAAAAGCTATTTAAGTAAAAAATCACATTGGATTTTTGGTGGTGATGGTTGGGCTTATGATATAGGTTATGGTGGGCTTGATCATGTTTTAGCAAGTGGTGAAAATGTAAATATTTTAGTTCTTGATACTGAAGTTTATTCAAATACCGGAGGTCAAAGCTCTAAATCTTCAAGAACAGGCTCAGTAGCCCAGTTTGCTGCAGCAGGTAAGCCAGTACAGAAAAAAGATCTAGGCCAAATTGCTATGACTTATGGCTATATTTTTGTAGCTCAGGTAAATTCTAATGCAAACTATGCACAGCTACTAAAAGCTGTAATGGCGGCAGAAGCTTATGATGGACCTTCTTTGATTATTGCTTATTCTCCTTGTATAGCTCATGGTATTAAAGGTGGGCTTGGAAATTCAGGAAATCAAGCAGAACTTGCTACAAAATGTGGATATTGGCCAACTTACATTTATGATCCACGTTTGGAAGCTGAAGGTAAAAACCCTTTAACAATTTCTTCTAAAGAGCCTGATTGGGATTTATATGAAAGCTTTTTAATGAATGAAGTACGTTATAGCTCACTTAAAAAATCAAATCCTGAGCAAGCAAAAGAATTGTTTGAAAAAAATAAAGCAGAAGCACAGCGCCGTTATAGACAACTTAAACGTCTAGCAAGTGCTGATTTTAGTAATGAAAATTAA